A DNA window from Selenomonas sp. oral taxon 126 contains the following coding sequences:
- a CDS encoding virion core protein, T7 gp14 family, which translates to MCGWVAGLTALGGLFQYRQQQAQASAQASMYRAQADAAAQNARIENRRQEQIADNYAQQQEALRARRRLAAGALRAETGAAGLNFAGSAMDILSSGDDAYRQDAMNLLMNQRNDNYASRVSESNYVNEANRANAAAANVRRSARLGGLATILGTAASVYGAAQPWKNAGSARSPMQVGVPPRDMGYGTSAFYNSRSGYSFGTDYFARNPSFASFGKGLSNYDPRRRW; encoded by the coding sequence ATGTGCGGATGGGTGGCAGGTCTGACGGCGCTCGGCGGGCTGTTTCAGTATCGGCAGCAGCAGGCGCAGGCAAGTGCACAGGCGTCGATGTACCGTGCGCAGGCGGATGCGGCGGCGCAGAATGCGCGCATCGAAAACCGCAGGCAGGAGCAGATTGCGGATAATTATGCACAGCAGCAGGAGGCGCTGCGCGCGCGCCGCCGTCTTGCCGCAGGGGCGCTGCGCGCGGAGACGGGTGCGGCGGGGCTGAATTTCGCGGGGTCTGCGATGGATATTCTCTCCTCGGGTGATGATGCGTACCGGCAGGATGCGATGAATCTGCTGATGAATCAGAGAAATGATAATTATGCCTCTCGTGTATCGGAGAGCAATTATGTGAATGAGGCGAATCGGGCAAATGCGGCGGCGGCCAATGTGCGCCGTTCGGCGCGCCTCGGGGGGCTTGCGACGATTCTCGGGACGGCGGCGTCGGTGTATGGGGCGGCGCAGCCGTGGAAGAATGCGGGGAGCGCAAGGTCTCCGATGCAGGTTGGTGTGCCCCCACGAGATATGGGCTATGGGACGTCGGCGTTCTACAATTCAAGGTCGGGTTATTCGTTCGGGACGGATTATTTTGCCCGCAATCCGTCGTTTGCTTCGTTCGGGAAGGGGCTCTCGAATTACGATCCGCGCAGGAGGTGGTAA
- a CDS encoding ADP-ribosyltransferase-containing protein yields the protein MALDREAYFSYVDDLNRKAEEQAARAAEEARPFSEKAWNAAAGALDAAGGVLGEVGEGFVSSGARARDAYDAFREARAASDEPRHVFMSRPDVQEAVDDLESAAVDFVMAPVKVFADHTLAPARSYVAKRIDAAADEGGEVAQNLRATETFVSYFMTPEDKLRKAREIEENTGIPADAFMEDAALYKEALRINDYTVRKKALMQDAFSMEAVFEEFPEIRAVAEMSPKDAALALHDIESVRQTHGIVESFTHFLEVGNRKLEYDNLQYKMATGTADENDRQRAADLEKLSDSDKKRLPSFFDDPLAKAAGMMASSGPEMLESFRVGLREGLLTAEATAIAGAAAGTAIEPVGGTLAGGALGAGGGFVAGFARSVLGSAARRQMVRTAMTRGMQAGMFEGMRRPESGARYAEYGEMKDKEGNPLLSEDERRLYAAVGGAANAAIEMWNAGLFARPLRGLNLFGREGGYGADAIRAVIDRAKYDAASRESVAFFAKEQVKDVLKIAVTESLEEGAQSLADDLIHNEIVDAADGRAADEAVSPGDMAVRALVRTAEAFPVGVGFGLAAPLGSAGAALRHARRLSSEQAREEVQVQHTLTGTVMLEGLQQVSSSAKLKQTAPDVQQEIIRAQVQGSGFEAAYVDTVAALQSPEGAEDLEAVARAAGISDEELSETIAREGLLYVPVEKYAQSAASPALLEAVSFSPEADSIARMKMNARALTDAMEKAQKDAVRARTQAVHAIVNAWFPEAPVHADEKEKLRRDVEREMAIAAITQDPDSPAHGWRLLYDMFTAERDALLHPALDALARGMKKGVDILQNGPDGRGIRVSNNAPWYQEYYKENGKTPNQEQLRDLAYLLTVGDVSAPKVEGWLPSSQEAADAMEAARGQLDELNAHIGTLSNIKDRMMQLDAAEVRATQGLTPEAYGVYHAVMAKLREIGGVQAQAARLNALLFAARADAVARVMREKGGKKDYTARDYFDGFVLRYGGRGETGGGFAQREMQSQKEAVRKQYEGTAQWMKAPNGKVTNLTEDQWLTVRTPAFKAWFGDWEVSNALEFALHGDPVTSLTGKEFQPDGVKLTDKVPQWYKAHFNGVATNPELGEVKLDLEGVKDSMGHGMGREKAAAYAAVPYIIKHGVVYDRQTNWKQRGYDTAVIIAPIKFAGQDYIGEVVVKRQPNRQGFYLHEVEIQKKLESAFKTPTKGGAPQASRLIIADHLEKVKDCSKVVDENGEPLVVYHGTPLGGFDTFKRQQNYFTSMKWYADRYQDESTSSNFVPDKHENPGEKMTYAVFLNIKKPFDTRNSKERKIFEKEFYRQWGYGAPLSDKGLPDWTDGDDLQEFFEENGYDYDGLLLDEGGIPDNHGGVISRGISYVTFEPNQIKSVDNNGTFSADDMNIFHQRAWHGSPQDAVSAEMAAVRKRYEGTPQWMMAPNGKPTNLSEEEWLAVRTPSFKAAFGDWEQVATQRALQESEALPISEELFALEGKELRQAAQEIYRSKFQEGGHPISIMTRDGRRVVFGMRGFKEIRRHSADALVLQIVPHLREIVENGCYLFSRDVEKDNNSKADNTKAFHYYATKVAVEGRAYYVRFVVREYANQALYYDHDLTTVEAVEKDAGFSANPVAKTGGEKPTPSVNHSITQWWKGVNEITLAGDVDENGEPLPSVLSSRHNQEQQGAIYGEFSKENGKKIITLFAGANPSTMLHEMGHLFLDDLDELAQFDEASAKDLATVNEWAEWHEGAAKEYENTPWAQEFREHEAAIRDALKSGDAIALRAARKRWRHERFARGFELYLYEGKAPSKALRGVFRRFKQLLRRIYQFVKDVGGKPSPEVEAVMARMIASQEEIKAAELDERWRPVEKMGGKEALDDLLGDDVADTYAKWLEEARRDAEDILRARVMKDLRKEARKEFKERVEEERERKRVQLENEPVYLAEAAIRAQGDERAALLFFPSVEAYKEERAKRKSPEEELQDAMEVFAKGLDEELMAAALSDENVARAMQTPEAYHRRVAIEREALRAKERLARYVGGAPKEEDAAPAQEEGTGKEAEGAQEAQTGKEEKARADKEKRGARAEKESRRTQEERRRAYEEAAFQNARYLRAEARRLLADSPISESCNPEFFRRKERSHARAAARAAARGRWDEALSAKDAQALAAACAYEAAKNASKVDALRKDVQKKLGARTVRLAPNERYWLHHIAYLLGLKSSDAEKPVDGKSLSALFDEYRENNDVDAADPSDLLELITQEKRSYTAMRLGDFADVVDALRILYTIGRDRNRMKSVAGKTVEEVCDEMMADPAALRPEGVVEHPVSEDTGGLGYSELLAKVPGIGEVIARLTQKGALPLLKPEIMIRLLGEKAHGYLYGTYERAQMRESELIGEKTKALDEIFSVYSRKERMGWKERNIDAHGDMLSKENVLCLALNWGTETNRRRVMDDIGQRMDVPRTLREHMTERDWKVVQEVWDLIDTFWEESARTEEELNGAHLGKVPAAAFTIETADGAEVKLRGGYYPIRYNPKKSARVNDKDVEAQAKNRMTGAQVFGTKRSHTKARSEGDVVLPV from the coding sequence ATGGCACTTGATAGAGAAGCGTATTTTTCTTATGTGGACGATCTGAATCGAAAAGCAGAGGAGCAGGCGGCGCGCGCAGCGGAGGAAGCAAGACCTTTTTCTGAAAAGGCGTGGAATGCGGCTGCGGGGGCTCTTGATGCGGCGGGCGGGGTGCTCGGCGAGGTCGGTGAGGGTTTTGTGTCGTCGGGGGCGCGCGCGCGCGATGCGTATGATGCGTTCCGTGAGGCGCGTGCGGCGTCGGATGAACCGCGTCATGTGTTTATGAGTCGCCCGGATGTGCAGGAGGCGGTGGATGATCTGGAGAGCGCGGCGGTGGATTTTGTGATGGCGCCGGTGAAGGTCTTTGCCGATCATACGCTCGCTCCCGCGCGCTCCTATGTTGCCAAGAGGATTGATGCGGCGGCGGATGAGGGCGGCGAGGTTGCGCAGAATCTGCGCGCAACGGAGACGTTCGTGAGCTATTTTATGACGCCGGAGGATAAGCTCCGTAAGGCGCGGGAGATTGAGGAGAATACGGGAATTCCTGCGGATGCGTTCATGGAGGATGCGGCGCTCTACAAGGAGGCGCTGCGCATCAATGACTATACGGTGCGCAAGAAGGCGCTGATGCAGGATGCGTTCTCGATGGAGGCGGTGTTCGAAGAGTTCCCGGAGATCCGCGCTGTGGCCGAGATGAGTCCGAAGGATGCGGCGCTGGCGCTCCATGATATCGAGTCGGTGCGGCAGACGCATGGGATTGTGGAGTCGTTTACGCATTTCCTCGAGGTGGGCAACAGAAAACTCGAGTATGATAATCTGCAGTACAAGATGGCGACGGGGACGGCGGATGAGAATGACCGTCAGCGGGCTGCGGATCTCGAAAAGTTGTCCGATTCGGACAAGAAGCGGCTGCCGTCGTTCTTTGATGATCCGCTGGCGAAGGCTGCGGGGATGATGGCGTCCTCGGGACCTGAGATGCTGGAGTCGTTCCGCGTGGGGCTGCGCGAGGGTCTCCTGACGGCGGAGGCTACGGCGATTGCGGGGGCGGCGGCGGGGACGGCGATAGAACCGGTCGGGGGGACGCTCGCGGGCGGCGCGCTGGGGGCGGGCGGCGGTTTTGTGGCGGGGTTTGCCCGCTCTGTGCTGGGCTCTGCTGCGCGCCGTCAGATGGTGCGTACGGCGATGACGCGCGGGATGCAGGCGGGGATGTTCGAGGGGATGCGCCGTCCTGAGTCGGGGGCGCGCTACGCCGAATATGGCGAGATGAAGGATAAGGAGGGCAATCCGCTCCTCTCTGAGGATGAGCGCCGCCTCTATGCGGCTGTCGGCGGTGCGGCGAATGCAGCGATTGAGATGTGGAATGCGGGGCTGTTCGCTAGGCCCCTGCGCGGTCTGAATCTGTTCGGCAGGGAGGGCGGCTATGGGGCGGATGCGATCCGCGCGGTGATTGATCGCGCGAAGTATGATGCGGCGTCTCGTGAGTCGGTGGCGTTCTTTGCCAAGGAGCAGGTGAAGGATGTGCTGAAGATCGCTGTGACGGAGTCGCTCGAGGAGGGGGCGCAGTCGCTCGCCGATGATCTGATTCACAATGAGATTGTTGACGCCGCAGATGGCCGGGCGGCGGATGAGGCGGTCTCTCCGGGGGATATGGCGGTCAGGGCGCTGGTTCGGACGGCGGAGGCGTTTCCGGTGGGGGTGGGGTTTGGTCTGGCTGCGCCGCTCGGCTCTGCGGGGGCGGCGCTCCGGCATGCCCGCAGGCTTTCTTCGGAGCAGGCGCGTGAGGAGGTGCAGGTGCAGCATACGCTGACGGGGACGGTGATGCTGGAGGGGCTGCAGCAGGTGTCCTCGTCTGCAAAGCTGAAGCAGACGGCGCCCGATGTGCAGCAGGAGATCATCCGCGCGCAGGTGCAGGGGTCTGGTTTTGAGGCGGCGTATGTGGATACGGTGGCGGCGCTGCAGTCTCCTGAGGGGGCTGAGGATCTGGAAGCGGTTGCCCGCGCGGCGGGGATTTCGGATGAGGAGCTGTCTGAGACGATTGCGCGGGAGGGGCTGCTCTATGTTCCCGTAGAAAAGTATGCGCAGTCGGCGGCTTCTCCTGCTCTGCTGGAGGCGGTGTCGTTTTCGCCGGAGGCGGATTCGATTGCGCGGATGAAGATGAATGCACGGGCGCTGACGGATGCGATGGAGAAGGCGCAGAAGGATGCGGTGAGGGCGCGGACGCAGGCTGTGCATGCGATTGTGAATGCGTGGTTTCCCGAGGCGCCTGTGCACGCGGATGAGAAGGAGAAGCTGCGCCGCGATGTGGAGCGTGAGATGGCGATTGCGGCGATTACGCAGGATCCCGATAGCCCCGCGCATGGCTGGCGGCTGCTCTATGATATGTTTACGGCGGAGCGCGATGCGCTGCTGCATCCTGCGCTGGATGCGCTCGCGCGCGGGATGAAGAAGGGGGTGGATATTCTCCAAAACGGTCCTGATGGACGCGGGATCCGTGTGTCGAATAATGCGCCGTGGTATCAGGAGTATTACAAGGAAAATGGCAAAACACCAAATCAGGAGCAGCTGCGTGACCTTGCCTATCTGCTGACTGTCGGCGATGTCTCGGCGCCCAAGGTGGAGGGATGGCTGCCGTCCTCGCAGGAGGCGGCGGATGCGATGGAGGCGGCACGCGGGCAGCTGGATGAGCTGAATGCACATATCGGGACGCTCTCGAACATTAAAGACCGTATGATGCAGCTGGATGCGGCGGAGGTGCGGGCGACGCAGGGGCTGACGCCTGAGGCCTATGGTGTCTATCATGCGGTGATGGCTAAGCTGAGGGAGATCGGCGGGGTGCAGGCGCAGGCGGCGCGGTTGAATGCGCTGCTCTTTGCCGCCCGTGCGGATGCGGTGGCGCGCGTGATGCGTGAGAAGGGGGGTAAGAAGGACTATACGGCAAGGGATTATTTCGATGGGTTTGTGCTGCGCTATGGCGGGCGCGGGGAAACGGGCGGCGGCTTTGCGCAGAGAGAAATGCAGTCGCAGAAGGAGGCCGTCCGCAAGCAGTACGAGGGTACGGCGCAGTGGATGAAAGCCCCGAACGGGAAAGTGACGAATCTCACGGAGGATCAGTGGCTCACCGTAAGGACTCCTGCATTCAAGGCGTGGTTTGGGGACTGGGAAGTTTCAAACGCTCTGGAATTTGCACTTCATGGAGACCCTGTTACGAGTCTTACGGGGAAGGAGTTTCAGCCGGACGGCGTAAAGCTGACGGATAAAGTCCCGCAGTGGTATAAAGCACACTTCAATGGCGTTGCAACCAATCCTGAGCTTGGTGAGGTCAAACTTGACCTTGAAGGCGTCAAGGATTCTATGGGGCACGGGATGGGACGCGAAAAGGCGGCGGCGTATGCAGCTGTTCCCTATATCATAAAGCACGGTGTCGTGTATGATCGGCAGACGAATTGGAAACAGCGCGGATATGATACGGCGGTTATCATTGCACCAATCAAGTTTGCGGGACAGGACTATATCGGCGAGGTCGTTGTAAAAAGGCAGCCGAATCGGCAGGGGTTCTATCTGCACGAAGTCGAGATACAGAAAAAGCTCGAGAGTGCGTTCAAGACCCCCACCAAAGGAGGCGCACCTCAAGCTTCTAGGTTAATTATTGCAGACCATCTCGAAAAAGTCAAGGATTGCTCCAAGGTTGTGGACGAGAACGGCGAGCCTCTTGTTGTGTATCATGGAACACCACTCGGCGGATTTGATACCTTCAAACGGCAGCAGAACTATTTCACGTCAATGAAGTGGTATGCAGACCGCTATCAAGATGAGAGTACGAGCAGCAATTTCGTTCCTGACAAGCACGAGAATCCGGGCGAGAAGATGACGTATGCTGTGTTTCTCAATATCAAGAAGCCTTTTGATACGAGGAACAGCAAAGAGCGTAAAATCTTTGAAAAAGAGTTCTATCGACAGTGGGGATATGGTGCGCCTCTTTCGGATAAAGGATTGCCCGACTGGACGGACGGAGATGATCTGCAGGAGTTTTTCGAGGAAAACGGATACGATTATGACGGGCTGCTCCTTGACGAAGGCGGAATTCCCGATAATCACGGGGGCGTTATTTCACGCGGAATCAGTTATGTGACATTCGAACCGAACCAGATCAAGTCCGTTGACAACAACGGCACATTCTCTGCCGACGATATGAATATCTTCCACCAGCGCGCATGGCACGGTTCGCCGCAGGACGCTGTGTCCGCTGAGATGGCGGCTGTCCGCAAGCGGTATGAGGGGACGCCGCAGTGGATGATGGCGCCGAACGGGAAGCCGACGAATCTCTCTGAGGAGGAGTGGCTCGCTGTGCGCACACCGTCCTTTAAGGCGGCGTTCGGGGATTGGGAGCAGGTGGCGACGCAGCGCGCTTTGCAGGAGAGTGAGGCGCTGCCGATTTCGGAGGAGCTTTTTGCACTCGAGGGTAAGGAGCTGCGGCAGGCAGCGCAGGAAATCTATCGGTCAAAATTTCAAGAGGGCGGGCATCCAATTTCTATAATGACGCGAGACGGACGGCGTGTTGTATTTGGGATGCGCGGCTTTAAGGAAATCAGACGTCATTCTGCAGATGCTCTGGTATTGCAGATTGTTCCTCATCTGAGGGAGATTGTCGAAAATGGCTGTTATCTGTTTTCGCGCGATGTGGAAAAGGATAATAATAGCAAGGCAGATAATACGAAGGCGTTTCACTACTATGCCACAAAGGTGGCGGTAGAGGGCAGAGCGTATTATGTGCGCTTTGTGGTGCGTGAATACGCAAATCAGGCGCTTTACTATGACCATGATTTGACAACGGTGGAGGCAGTAGAAAAAGACGCCGGTTTCTCTGCAAATCCTGTAGCCAAAACAGGGGGAGAGAAACCGACGCCTTCTGTTAATCACAGTATAACACAGTGGTGGAAGGGTGTCAACGAGATCACGCTTGCAGGCGATGTGGATGAGAACGGTGAGCCGCTTCCCTCTGTCCTGTCTTCCCGTCACAATCAGGAGCAGCAGGGGGCGATATACGGGGAGTTCTCAAAGGAGAACGGCAAGAAGATCATTACGCTCTTTGCGGGGGCGAATCCCTCGACGATGCTGCATGAGATGGGGCATCTGTTCCTGGATGACCTGGATGAGCTGGCGCAGTTCGATGAGGCATCGGCAAAAGACCTTGCCACGGTGAATGAATGGGCCGAGTGGCACGAGGGGGCGGCGAAGGAGTACGAAAATACGCCGTGGGCCCAGGAATTCCGCGAACATGAGGCGGCGATTCGTGATGCGCTGAAATCGGGCGATGCGATCGCTCTGAGGGCGGCAAGGAAGCGCTGGCGGCATGAGCGTTTTGCACGCGGGTTCGAGCTGTATCTCTATGAGGGGAAGGCGCCGTCGAAGGCACTGCGCGGGGTGTTCCGCAGGTTCAAGCAGCTGCTCCGCAGGATCTATCAGTTCGTGAAGGATGTGGGCGGCAAACCTTCTCCTGAGGTGGAGGCGGTGATGGCGCGCATGATCGCCTCACAGGAGGAGATCAAGGCGGCAGAGCTGGATGAACGCTGGCGTCCTGTGGAGAAGATGGGCGGCAAGGAGGCACTGGATGATCTCCTCGGGGACGATGTGGCGGATACGTATGCGAAGTGGCTGGAGGAGGCACGAAGGGATGCGGAGGATATTCTGCGCGCCCGTGTGATGAAGGATCTGAGGAAGGAGGCGCGCAAGGAGTTCAAGGAGCGTGTGGAGGAGGAACGGGAGCGAAAGCGCGTGCAACTCGAGAATGAGCCGGTCTATCTTGCGGAGGCGGCGATCCGCGCGCAGGGGGATGAACGGGCGGCGCTGCTGTTCTTCCCGTCGGTGGAGGCATACAAGGAGGAGCGCGCTAAGCGTAAGTCTCCGGAGGAGGAGCTGCAGGATGCAATGGAGGTGTTCGCGAAGGGGCTGGATGAGGAGCTGATGGCCGCCGCGCTCTCGGATGAGAATGTGGCGCGTGCGATGCAGACGCCTGAGGCCTATCATAGGCGCGTGGCGATTGAGCGTGAGGCGCTGCGCGCGAAGGAGCGTCTGGCGCGCTATGTGGGCGGTGCGCCGAAGGAGGAGGATGCTGCGCCCGCACAGGAGGAAGGCACGGGCAAGGAGGCAGAGGGCGCACAGGAGGCACAAACGGGCAAGGAGGAGAAGGCACGCGCGGACAAGGAGAAAAGAGGTGCCCGCGCGGAGAAGGAGTCACGGCGCACGCAGGAGGAGCGGCGCAGGGCATATGAGGAGGCGGCTTTTCAGAATGCGCGCTATCTGCGTGCCGAGGCGCGCCGTCTGCTCGCAGATAGTCCGATCTCGGAGTCGTGCAATCCGGAGTTCTTCCGCCGCAAGGAGCGTTCTCATGCACGCGCTGCGGCACGGGCTGCGGCGCGGGGGCGCTGGGATGAGGCTCTTTCGGCAAAGGATGCGCAGGCGCTTGCCGCTGCCTGTGCCTATGAGGCGGCAAAGAATGCGTCGAAGGTGGATGCACTGAGGAAGGATGTGCAGAAAAAGCTCGGTGCGCGGACGGTGCGGCTTGCGCCGAATGAGCGGTACTGGCTGCATCATATTGCCTATCTCCTCGGGCTGAAGTCCTCGGATGCGGAAAAGCCTGTCGATGGTAAGTCGCTCTCGGCTCTCTTTGATGAGTACAGGGAGAATAATGATGTGGATGCGGCGGATCCGTCGGATCTTCTGGAACTCATTACGCAGGAAAAACGCAGCTACACGGCGATGCGCCTCGGGGATTTCGCCGATGTGGTGGATGCACTGCGGATTCTCTATACGATCGGACGCGACCGCAATCGGATGAAGTCGGTCGCGGGTAAGACGGTGGAGGAGGTGTGCGATGAGATGATGGCGGATCCTGCGGCGCTGCGCCCCGAGGGTGTTGTGGAGCATCCTGTGTCGGAGGATACGGGAGGTCTTGGCTACAGTGAGCTGCTGGCAAAGGTTCCGGGTATCGGTGAGGTGATTGCCCGCCTGACGCAGAAGGGCGCTCTGCCGCTCCTGAAGCCGGAGATTATGATCCGTCTGCTCGGGGAGAAGGCGCATGGCTATCTCTACGGCACATATGAGCGCGCGCAGATGAGGGAGTCGGAACTCATCGGCGAGAAGACAAAGGCGCTGGATGAGATTTTCTCGGTCTATTCGCGCAAGGAGCGGATGGGCTGGAAGGAGCGCAATATCGATGCGCACGGGGATATGCTGTCGAAGGAGAATGTGCTGTGTCTGGCTCTCAACTGGGGGACGGAGACGAACCGGAGGCGCGTGATGGATGATATCGGGCAGCGGATGGATGTGCCCCGTACGCTGCGTGAGCATATGACGGAGCGCGATTGGAAGGTGGTGCAGGAGGTCTGGGATCTCATTGATACGTTCTGGGAGGAGTCTGCGCGTACGGAGGAGGAGCTGAATGGGGCGCATCTGGGGAAGGTGCCCGCTGCGGCCTTTACGATCGAAACGGCGGATGGCGCCGAGGTGAAGCTGCGCGGCGGGTATTATCCGATCCGCTACAATCCAAAGAAGTCGGCGCGCGTCAATGACAAGGACGTCGAAGCACAGGCAAAGAACCGCATGACGGGGGCGCAGGTGTTCGGCACGAAGCGGTCGCATACAAAGGCGCGTTCGGAGGGGGATGTGGTGCTGCCGGTAA
- a CDS encoding phage holin family protein: protein MESFVHVLQRLQEGWAVKLMLSCVVSVAAEEHAQLFAGFVLLVFADLFTKCLSLSRRCLLDGGVAAPSLWQACKGLRAAHRARYISSKEMRRGFVHKILSYIVVVLSAAVLDFMLGHVESPAFATGLVIGYLAMTEFVSIMENLQGAGVVEAGAFAALVRKRGGVVKDTGDKPDEKGEK, encoded by the coding sequence GTGGAGTCGTTTGTTCATGTGCTGCAGAGGCTGCAGGAGGGCTGGGCGGTGAAGCTGATGCTGTCCTGTGTGGTGTCGGTTGCCGCCGAGGAGCATGCGCAGTTGTTTGCGGGGTTTGTGCTGCTGGTGTTTGCGGATCTTTTTACGAAGTGTTTGTCGCTTTCGCGTCGCTGTCTGCTGGATGGCGGGGTGGCTGCGCCGTCGCTTTGGCAGGCGTGCAAGGGTCTGCGGGCGGCGCATCGGGCGCGCTATATCAGCAGTAAGGAGATGCGAAGGGGGTTCGTGCATAAGATTCTGAGCTATATTGTGGTGGTGCTTTCGGCGGCGGTGCTGGATTTTATGCTGGGGCATGTGGAGTCTCCTGCGTTTGCAACGGGGCTGGTGATCGGGTATCTGGCAATGACGGAGTTTGTGTCTATTATGGAGAATTTGCAGGGGGCGGGTGTTGTGGAGGCGGGCGCGTTCGCTGCTTTGGTCCGTAAGAGGGGCGGTGTCGTGAAGGATACGGGCGATAAGCCTGATGAGAAGGGAGAGAAGTGA
- a CDS encoding peptidoglycan recognition protein family protein — translation MERVPVVDTYLDIDYDNLRTRGVTDKIVIHHTGNAVDDDLSAAEIDASHKGQGWTCIGYHYVIRKDGTVEQGRPHWTVGAHAYRHNSYTIGIHVCGNFEIGEPTDAQIESAAMLLANICTDYGLPIDRDHIVGHRELMSTACPGEYLYEMLDTIVGKANFYAAQ, via the coding sequence ATGGAGAGAGTACCTGTTGTTGATACATATCTGGACATCGATTACGACAATCTGAGAACACGCGGCGTGACCGATAAGATTGTCATCCATCACACGGGCAATGCCGTTGATGACGACCTCTCGGCGGCGGAGATCGATGCCTCGCACAAGGGGCAGGGATGGACGTGCATCGGGTATCACTATGTGATCCGTAAGGACGGCACGGTGGAGCAGGGGCGGCCGCATTGGACGGTGGGTGCGCACGCATACAGGCACAATTCCTATACCATCGGCATCCACGTCTGTGGCAACTTTGAGATCGGTGAGCCGACGGATGCGCAGATTGAGAGTGCAGCTATGTTGCTGGCGAACATCTGCACGGACTATGGTCTGCCGATCGACCGCGACCACATCGTTGGGCACAGGGAGCTGATGTCGACAGCGTGTCCGGGGGAGTATCTCTATGAGATGTTGGATACGATTGTCGGCAAGGCGAATTTCTATGCGGCGCAGTGA
- a CDS encoding glycoprotease, translated as SSASEQTTAEKPAVMSQEQTQDAKTLRQQLDISKSNAEALQRRLAEVQAGQRAPTVTYHVTAPTVERAAQVVERQIKEDSPTLPRAAREKSDRTIVTPITQDKDGKTLPREEQKVDVYKVNLRKDRRIKAGASVIDGKALMSVGYEQGRFEALAHFDGGRYKGVTVMYNVAEW; from the coding sequence GGAGTTCCGCCTCGGAGCAGACGACGGCGGAAAAGCCCGCTGTCATGTCGCAAGAGCAAACGCAAGACGCTAAGACACTGCGTCAGCAACTGGATATCTCCAAGAGTAACGCAGAGGCCTTGCAGCGGAGACTTGCGGAGGTGCAGGCGGGGCAGCGTGCGCCTACAGTGACGTACCATGTTACCGCTCCTACTGTAGAGCGTGCGGCGCAGGTCGTTGAGCGGCAGATCAAGGAGGACAGTCCGACACTGCCACGGGCGGCGCGGGAAAAGAGTGACCGCACCATCGTCACGCCGATTACGCAGGACAAGGATGGGAAAACGCTGCCGCGCGAAGAGCAGAAGGTTGACGTGTACAAGGTCAATCTGCGCAAAGACCGCCGCATCAAGGCGGGCGCATCCGTGATTGACGGCAAGGCGCTTATGTCGGTGGGGTATGAGCAGGGGCGTTTTGAGGCGTTGGCGCACTTTGACGGCGGGCGTTATAAGGGCGTGACGGTAATGTATAACGTGGCTGAGTGGTGA
- a CDS encoding AAA family ATPase has translation MEHFITAIHINHVRHLKDIDIPLSSEKRQHLILTGRNGSGKTSVLDALKLYLMLYPCNEYEMNFYSQFFSKNPPLINHRIIKNLTLPPVPNMMVSEDLLPDPLPRKTGILVDFSTSTSTLQSEINAGNFIIAFNIHLRKGVIC, from the coding sequence ATGGAACATTTCATTACAGCAATCCATATCAATCATGTGCGCCATTTGAAGGATATTGACATTCCTCTTTCCTCTGAGAAGCGCCAGCATTTGATCCTGACGGGGCGAAATGGAAGCGGTAAGACAAGTGTATTGGATGCGCTGAAATTATACTTGATGCTCTACCCCTGTAACGAATATGAAATGAACTTTTATAGTCAATTCTTTTCAAAAAATCCACCCCTAATAAATCATCGCATCATCAAGAATTTGACACTGCCCCCCGTTCCAAACATGATGGTGTCAGAAGATCTGTTACCTGACCCACTTCCTCGGAAAACGGGTATTCTTGTAGATTTTTCAACGAGTACATCTACATTACAGAGTGAAATAAACGCAGGAAACTTTATTATAGCATTCAATATCCATTTGCGCAAAGGCGTGATATGTTAA